The following proteins are co-located in the Gigantopelta aegis isolate Gae_Host chromosome 5, Gae_host_genome, whole genome shotgun sequence genome:
- the LOC121373409 gene encoding desert hedgehog protein A-like isoform X1 → MCVDRYRMKRDSLAMDARKPDSCVIVIKIMTLFVAAMLVLCLGQGTFARLDCQGMRCHGRGFVGTDCRCWCSANPVVYCDSGDVAPDERKRNLLTLPKPREILLPHRPLKVKVQKATEEEEEAACFPGDAQLELDNGDTVNMKELKVGQRVLTVINGERVFVTVRTFLKRRPLLNATYVTLTTVDGNHVSLSSDHLIFTSVNTSSKMEASRFAGSVKPGDYLYSTKRCPRGQCAERVADVSISRKQGAFVPVTDDGTVVVNGMLASCYTTVSHDVAHVFVTPFRWFPWLLARHQHDGYSPLVSLLSSVGRMVLSKD, encoded by the exons GACAGCTGTGTCATCGTGATCAAGATTATGACTCTCTTTGTGGCAGCTATGTTGGTTCTCTGTCTTGGACAAGGAACATTTG CACGTCTCGACTGTCAAGGCATGCGTTGTCATGGTAGAGGTTTCGTGGGTACAGACTGTCGGTGCTGGTGTTCTGCTAACCCCGTGGTGTACTGTGACAGCGGTGACGTTGCACCA GATGAAAGGAAACGAAACCTGTTGACACTACCGAAACCACGAGAAATTCTTTTGCCACACCGCCCTCTAAAAGTAAAAGTCCAGAAGgcaacagaagaagaagaagaagcagcgTGTTTCCCTGGTGACGCTCAGCTTGAACTCGACAACGGAGATACGGTGAACATGAAGGAACTCAAAGTAGGGCAGAGAGTGTTAACAG TCATCAATGGTGAACGTGTATTTGTGACTGTCAGGACCTTCTTAAAGCGACGGCCGCTCCTGAACGCAACGTACGTGACTCTGACGACAGTTGACGGAAACCACGTGTCGCTGTCAAGCGACCACTTAATATTTACCTCCGTAAACACGTCTAGCAAGATGGAAGCCAG CAGATTTGCTGGATCAGTAAAACCAGGGGATTACCTTTACTCCACAAAACGGTGTCCACGTGGTCAGTGTGCCGAGCGAGTGGCGGACGTCTCCATCTCCCGCAAACAAG GTGCGTTCGTTCCTGTGACAGACGACGGCACTGTTGTAGTTAACGGGATGTTGGCGTCGTGTTACACGACCGTTTCTCACGACGTCGCCCACGTCTTCGTCACTCCATTCCGCTGGTTCCCCTGGCTGTTGGCTCGACACCAGCACGACGGCTACAGCCCTCTTGTTTCCCTCTTGAGTTCTGTCGGGCGGATGGTTCTGTCTAAAGATTAG
- the LOC121373409 gene encoding desert hedgehog protein A-like isoform X2, with the protein MCVDRYRMKRDSLAMDARKPDSCVIVIKIMTLFVAAMLVLCLGQGTFARLDCQGMRCHGRGFVGTDCRCWCSANPVVYCDSGDVAPDERKRNLLTLPKPREILLPHRPLKVKVQKATEEEEEAACFPGDAQLELDNGDTVNMKELKVGQRVLTVINGERVFVTVRTFLKRRPLLNATYVTLTTVDGNHVSLSSDHLIFTSVNTSSKMEARFAGSVKPGDYLYSTKRCPRGQCAERVADVSISRKQGAFVPVTDDGTVVVNGMLASCYTTVSHDVAHVFVTPFRWFPWLLARHQHDGYSPLVSLLSSVGRMVLSKD; encoded by the exons GACAGCTGTGTCATCGTGATCAAGATTATGACTCTCTTTGTGGCAGCTATGTTGGTTCTCTGTCTTGGACAAGGAACATTTG CACGTCTCGACTGTCAAGGCATGCGTTGTCATGGTAGAGGTTTCGTGGGTACAGACTGTCGGTGCTGGTGTTCTGCTAACCCCGTGGTGTACTGTGACAGCGGTGACGTTGCACCA GATGAAAGGAAACGAAACCTGTTGACACTACCGAAACCACGAGAAATTCTTTTGCCACACCGCCCTCTAAAAGTAAAAGTCCAGAAGgcaacagaagaagaagaagaagcagcgTGTTTCCCTGGTGACGCTCAGCTTGAACTCGACAACGGAGATACGGTGAACATGAAGGAACTCAAAGTAGGGCAGAGAGTGTTAACAG TCATCAATGGTGAACGTGTATTTGTGACTGTCAGGACCTTCTTAAAGCGACGGCCGCTCCTGAACGCAACGTACGTGACTCTGACGACAGTTGACGGAAACCACGTGTCGCTGTCAAGCGACCACTTAATATTTACCTCCGTAAACACGTCTAGCAAGATGGAAGCCAG ATTTGCTGGATCAGTAAAACCAGGGGATTACCTTTACTCCACAAAACGGTGTCCACGTGGTCAGTGTGCCGAGCGAGTGGCGGACGTCTCCATCTCCCGCAAACAAG GTGCGTTCGTTCCTGTGACAGACGACGGCACTGTTGTAGTTAACGGGATGTTGGCGTCGTGTTACACGACCGTTTCTCACGACGTCGCCCACGTCTTCGTCACTCCATTCCGCTGGTTCCCCTGGCTGTTGGCTCGACACCAGCACGACGGCTACAGCCCTCTTGTTTCCCTCTTGAGTTCTGTCGGGCGGATGGTTCTGTCTAAAGATTAG